The Rhinopithecus roxellana isolate Shanxi Qingling chromosome 13, ASM756505v1, whole genome shotgun sequence genome contains a region encoding:
- the SLC5A3 gene encoding sodium/myo-inositol cotransporter, translated as MRAVLDTADIAIVALYFILVMCIGFFAMWKSNRSTVSGYFLAGRSMTWVAIGASLFVSNIGSEHFIGLAGSGAASGFAVGAWEFNALLLLQLLGWVFIPIYIRSGVYTMPEYLSKRFGGHRIQVYFAALSLILYIFTKLSVDLYSGALFIQESLGWNLYVSVILLIGMTALLTVTGGLVAVIYTDTLQALLMIIGALTLMIISIMEIGGFEEVKRRYMLASPDVTSILLTYNLSNTNSCNVYPKKEALKMLRNPTDEDVPWPGFILGQTPASVWYWCADQVIVQRVLAAKNIAHAKGSTLMAGFLKLLPMFIIVVPGMISRILFTDDIACINPEHCMLVCGSRAGCSNIAYPRLVMKLVPVGLRGLMMAVMIAALMSDLDSIFNSASTIFTLDVYKLIRKSASSRELMIVGRIFVAFMVVISIAWVPIIVEMQGGQMYLYIQEVADYLTPPVAALFLLAIFWKRCNEQGAFYGGMAGFVLGAVRLILAFAYRAPECDQPDNRPGFIKDIHYMYVATGLFWVTGLITVIVSLLTPPPTKEQIRTTTFWSKKNLVVKESCSPKEEPYKMQEKSILRCSENNETINHVIPNGKSEDSIKGLQPEDVNLLVTCREEGNPVASLGHSEAETPVDAYSNGQAALMGEKERKKETEDGGRYWKFIDWFCGFKSKSLSKRSLRDLMEEEAVCLQMLEETRQVKIILNIGLFAVCSLGIFMFVYFSL; from the coding sequence ATGAGAGCTGTACTGGACACAGCAGACATTGCCATAGTGGCCCTGTATTTTATCCTGGTCATGTGCATTGGTTTTTTTGCCATGTGGAAATCTAATAGAAGCACCGTGAGTGGATACTTCTTGGCGGGGCGCTCTATGACCTGGGTAGCAATTGGTGCCTCTCTGTTTGTGAGCAATATTGGGAGTGAGCACTTCATTGGGCTGGCAGGATCTGGAGCTGCAAGTGGATTTGCAGTGGGCGCATGGGAATTCAATGCCTTACTGCTTTTACAACTTCTGGGATGGGTTTTCATCCCAATTTACATCCGGTCAGGGGTATATACCATGCCTGAATACTTGTCCAAGCGATTTGGTGGCCATAGGATTCAGGTCTATTTTGCAGCCTTGTCTCTGATTCTCTATATTTTCACCAAGCTCTCAGTGGATCTGTATTCGGGTGCCCTCTTTATCCAGGAGTCTTTGGGTTGGAATCTTTATGTGTCTGTCATCCTGCTCATTGGCATGACTGCTTTGCTGACTGTCACCGGAGGCCTTGTTGCAGTGATCTACACAGACACTCTGCAGGCTCTGCTCATGATTATTGGGGCACTTACACTTATGATTATTAGCATAATGGAGATTGGAGGGTTTGAGGAAGTTAAGAGAAGGTACATGTTGGCCTCACCCGATGTCACTTCCATCTTATTGACATACAACCTTTCCAACACAAATTCTTGTAATGTCTACCCTAAGAAAGAAGCCCTGAAAATGCTGCGGAATCCAACAGATGAAGATGTTCCTTGGCCTGGATTCATTCTTGGGCAGACCCCAGCCTCAGTATGGTACTGGTGTGCTGACCAAGTCATCGTGCAGAGGGTCCTTGCAGCCAAAAACATTGCTCATGCCAAAGGCTCTACTCTTATGGCTGGCTTCTTAAAGCTTCTGCCAATGTTTATCATAGTTGTCCCAGGAATGATTTCCAGGATACTGTTTACTGATGACATAGCTTGCATCAACCCAGAGCACTGCATGCTAGTGTGTGGAAGCAGAGCTGGTTGCTCCAATATTGCTTACCCACGCCTGGTGATGAAGCTGGTCCCTGTGGGCCTTCGGGGCTTAATGATGGCAGTGATGATTGCAGCTCTGATGAGTGACTTGGACTCTATCTTTAACAGTGCCAGTACCATATTCACCCTTGATGTGTACAAACTTATCCGCAAGAGCGCAAGCTCCCGGGAGTTAATGATTGTGGGGAGGATATTTGTGGCATTTATGGTGGTGATCAGCATAGCATGGGTGCCAATCATCGTGGAGATGCAAGGAGGCCAGATGTACCTTTATATTCAGGAGGTAGCAGATTACCTGACACCCCCAGTGGCAGCCTTGTTCCTGCTGGCAATTTTCTGGAAGCGCTGCAATGAACAAGGGGCTTTCTATGGTGGAATGGCTGGCTTTGTTCTTGGAGCAGTCCGTTTAATACTGGCCTTTGCCTACCGTGCCCCAGAATGTGACCAACCTGATAATAGGCCAGGCTTCATCAAAGACATCCATTATATGTATGTGGCCACAGGATTGTTTTGGGTCACGGGACTCATTACTGTAATTGTGAGCCTTCTCACGCCACCTCCCACAAAGGAACAGATTCGTACCACCACCTTTTGGTCTAAGAAGAACCTGGTGGTGAAGGAGAGCTGCTCCCCGAAAGAGGAACCATACAAAATGCAAGAAAAGAGCATTCTGAGATGCAGTGAGAATAATGAGACCATCAACCACGTCATTCCCAATGGGAAATCTGAAGACAGCATTAAGGGCCTTCAACCTGAAGATGTTAATCTGTTGGTAACCTGCAGAGAGGAGGGCAACCCAGTGGCATCTTTAGGTCATTCAGAGGCAGAAACACCAGTTGATGCTTACTCCAATGGGCAAGCAGCTCTCAtgggtgagaaagagagaaagaaagaaacggaGGATGGAGGTCGGTACTGGAAGTTCATAGACTGGTTTTGTGGCTTTAAAAGTAAGAGCCTCAGCAAGAGGAGTCTCAGAGACCTGATGGAGGAGGAGGCTGTTTGTTTACAGATGCTAGAAGAGACTCGGCAAgttaaaataatactaaatattGGACTTTTTGCTGTGTGTTCGCTTGgaattttcatgtttgtttatttctccttatgA